Proteins from a genomic interval of Nitrospinota bacterium:
- a CDS encoding integrase family protein, giving the protein MVSPNRMFNNGTVTHTLPKKMISNNKLKLTKSTIDKIPFSTNRQCHYWDANIIGFGLRVGKGKKVFIVLRRINGKLVKRTIGSYGVFTPDQARVRAQELLLGMAMGKDPKVEEDRLKIRKITLGEAFNSYMEIRKSMKPRTIHSYEWMFNRYFGDWADKNLELITTEMVIKRHTEIGASSAGEAQANYAMRILRAVINFAMRRFKTADGIPVFLVNPVVSGLSDLKGWYRDKRKTRLLKREELPDFYKAVIDLKENSISTRANVLRDYFLLILLSGFRKLEAARIKLVDLNFTSKTFTAWDTKNSEAHTLPMSDYLFKLFKRRYENRVAGNPYVFPGNDGGHITEYRKQF; this is encoded by the coding sequence AAGCTCACAAAATCCACCATAGACAAAATCCCTTTCTCTACAAATCGTCAATGTCACTATTGGGATGCCAATATTATAGGTTTCGGCCTCCGGGTTGGTAAAGGGAAAAAGGTTTTCATCGTATTGCGTAGAATTAATGGGAAACTTGTAAAGAGGACAATAGGATCGTACGGGGTTTTTACGCCAGACCAGGCAAGGGTTCGCGCTCAGGAGTTACTTTTAGGTATGGCCATGGGGAAGGATCCTAAAGTGGAAGAGGACCGCCTCAAAATTCGAAAAATAACTCTTGGGGAAGCTTTCAACTCCTACATGGAAATCAGAAAAAGTATGAAGCCGAGAACCATTCATAGTTATGAGTGGATGTTTAACCGCTATTTTGGAGACTGGGCAGATAAAAATCTGGAATTGATCACTACAGAAATGGTTATTAAGCGGCATACCGAAATCGGAGCAAGTAGCGCTGGTGAAGCCCAGGCAAATTATGCGATGCGGATACTAAGAGCTGTTATTAATTTCGCAATGAGACGTTTTAAAACTGCTGATGGCATTCCTGTGTTTTTAGTAAATCCTGTGGTGTCAGGACTCTCTGACCTTAAGGGGTGGTACCGGGACAAACGCAAAACCAGATTGCTTAAGCGTGAAGAGTTGCCTGATTTTTATAAAGCGGTGATTGATCTAAAGGAAAACAGCATCTCAACAAGGGCAAACGTATTACGGGATTATTTTTTGCTTATTCTGTTATCTGGATTTCGAAAGCTGGAGGCGGCAAGAATCAAATTGGTAGATCTCAATTTCACGAGCAAAACATTTACCGCATGGGATACAAAGAACAGTGAGGCTCACACATTGCCCATGTCAGATTATTTATTCAAGCTGTTCAAGAGAAGGTATGAAAACAGGGTAGCAGGCAATCCATATGTTTTTCCGGGTAATGACGGCGGTCACATAACTGAATACAGGAAGCAGTTCA